One Roseofilum reptotaenium CS-1145 DNA window includes the following coding sequences:
- a CDS encoding XisH family protein → MPAKDTYHDAVKNALVKDGWTITADPYPIKYEEVKLVADLASEKTIAATRQERQIVIEIKSFLSRSPMREFETALGQYLIYKTFLSISQPNCEIYLAIGKDIYEKFFEQVAIKLILQTYQVSLLVVDLNQEEIIQWTN, encoded by the coding sequence ATGCCAGCCAAAGACACTTACCATGATGCCGTAAAAAACGCTTTAGTCAAGGATGGCTGGACAATCACTGCCGATCCTTATCCCATCAAATATGAAGAAGTTAAATTAGTCGCCGATCTCGCTAGTGAAAAAACCATTGCTGCAACTAGACAAGAACGACAAATTGTGATTGAAATCAAAAGTTTTCTCAGTCGTTCTCCTATGCGGGAATTTGAGACAGCATTAGGTCAATACTTGATTTACAAAACTTTTCTTTCTATAAGCCAACCTAACTGTGAAATTTACCTAGCCATTGGCAAGGATATCTATGAAAAGTTTTTCGAGCAAGTAGCAATTAAACTTATTCTTCAAACCTATCAAGTGTCATTGTTAGTTGTCGATCTGAATCAAGAGGAAATTATCCAATGGACAAACTAA